From a single Podarcis raffonei isolate rPodRaf1 chromosome 10, rPodRaf1.pri, whole genome shotgun sequence genomic region:
- the LOC128421948 gene encoding oocyte zinc finger protein XlCOF6-like isoform X2, with product MECRKSFSQSGHLNMHQRTHTGEKPFKCMECGKRFIKSGHLNIHQRTHTGEKPFKCMDCEKSFIDNGSLRKHQRTHTGEKPYKCMECGKSFSESGSLRKHQRTHTGEKPFKCMECGKSFSDNGKLRRHQRTHTGEKPFKCMECGKSFSDSETLRRHQRTHTGEKPFKCMDCEKSFSDNASLRKHQRTHTGEKPYKCIECGKSFSESGTLRTHQRTHTGEKPYKCMECGKSFSVSGSLRKHQRTHTGEKPFKFMECRRSFSDSGSLRKHQRTHTGEKPFKSMECGKSFSDNGKLRRHQWTHTGEKPFKCVEGGKSFSQNGDLKLHQRIHTGEKPFKCMECGKSFSFNATLRRHQQTHTGEKPYNCMECGKSFSQSGQLNIHQRTHTGEKPYKCMGCGKSFSQSGHLNIHQRTHTGEKPFKCMDCEKSFSDNASLRKHQRTHTGEKPYKCIECGKSFCESGSLRKHQRTHTGEKPFKCMECGKSFSESGTLRTHQRTHTGEKPFKCMECGESFSDNGKLRRHQRTHTGEKPYKCMECGKSFSDSETLRRHQRTHTGEKPFKCMDCEKSFSDNASLRKHQRTHTGEKPYKCIECGKSFSESGSLRTHQRTHTGEKPYKCMECGKSFSVSGSLRKHQQTHTGEKPFKCMECRRSFSDSGSLRKHQWTHTGEKPFKSMECGKSFSFNTTLRRHPRTHSGEKPFKCMECGKSFSDNGKLRRHQWTHTGEKPFKCVEGGKSFSKSGHLNIHQRTHTGETI from the coding sequence ATGGAGTGTAGGAAAagtttcagtcagagtggacacctcaatatgcatcaacggacacacacaggggagaaaccatttaaatgcatggagtgtggaaagcgcTTCAttaagagtggacacctcaatatacatcaacggactcacacaggggagaaaccatttaaatgcatggattgcgaaaaAAGCTTTATTGATAATGGatcccttagaaaacatcaacggactcacacaggggagaaaccatataaatgtatggaatgcggaaagagctttagtgaaagtggatctcttagaaaacatcaacggactcacacaggggagaaaccatttaaatgcatggagtgtggaaagagctttagtgataatggaaaacttagaagacatcaacggactcacacaggggaaaaaccatttaaatgtatggagtgcggaaagagctttagtgatagtgaaacccttagaagacatcaacggactcacacaggggagaaaccatttaaatgcatggattgcgaaaaaagctttagtgataatgcatcccttagaaaacatcagcggactcacacaggggagaaaccatataaatgtatcgaatgcggaaagagctttagtgaaagtggaacccttagaacacatcaacggactcacacaggggagaaaccatataaatgtatggagtgcgggaaGAGTTTTAGTGTTAGTGGatcccttagaaaacatcaacggactcacacaggggagaaaccatttaaattcaTGGAGTGCAGAAggagctttagtgatagtggatcccttagaaaacatcagcggacacacacaggggagaaaccatttaaaagtatggagtgcggaaagagctttagtgataatggaaaacttagaagacatcaatggactcacacaggggagaaaccatttaaatgtgtggagggtggaaagagcttcagtcagaatggagaccttaaattacatcagcggattcacacaggggagaaaccatttaaatgcatggagtgtggaaagagcttcagtttcaatgcaaccctccgaagacatcaacagactcacacaggggagaaaccatataattgtatggagtgcggaaagagtttcagtcagagtggacaactcaatatacatcaacggactcacacaggggagaaaccatataaatgtatggggtgcggaaagagtttcagtcagagtggacacctcaatatacatcaacggactcacacaggggagaaaccatttaaatgcatggattgcgaaaaaagctttagtgataatgcatcccttagaaaacatcaacggactcacacaggggagaaaccatataaatgtatcgaatgcggaaagagcttttgtgAAAGTGGatctcttagaaaacatcaacggactcacacaggggagaaaccatttaaatgtatggagtgcggaaagagctttagtgaaagtggaacccttagaacacatcaacggactcacacaggggagaaaccatttaaatgcatggagtgtggggagagctttagtgataatggaaaacttagaagacatcaaaggactcacacaggggaaaaaccatataaatgtatggagtgcggaaagagctttagtgatagtgaaacccttagaagacatcaacggactcacacaggggagaaaccatttaaatgcatggattgcgaaaaaagctttagtgataatgcatcccttagaaaacatcaacggactcacacaggggagaaaccatataaatgtatcgaatgcggaaagagctttagtgaaagtGGATctcttagaacacatcaacggactcacacaggggagaaaccatataaatgtatggagtgcggaaagagctttagtgttagtggatcccttagaaaacatcaacagactcacacaggggagaaaccatttaaatgcatggagtgcagaaggagctttagtgatagtggatcccttagaaaacatcagtggacacacacaggggagaaaccatttaaaagtatggagtgcggaaagagcttcagtttcaatacaacccttagaagacatccgcggactcactcaggggagaaaccatttaaatgcatggagtgtggaaagagctttagtgataatggaaaacttagaagacatcaatggactcacacaggggagaaaccatttaaatgtgtggagggtggaaagagcttcagtaagagtggacacctcaatatacatcaacggactcacacgggagaaaccatataa
- the LOC128421948 gene encoding oocyte zinc finger protein XlCOF6-like isoform X1 has protein sequence MSTHSSHQRPPTGEKPFKVMECRKSFSQSGHLNMHQRTHTGEKPFKCMECGKRFIKSGHLNIHQRTHTGEKPFKCMDCEKSFIDNGSLRKHQRTHTGEKPYKCMECGKSFSESGSLRKHQRTHTGEKPFKCMECGKSFSDNGKLRRHQRTHTGEKPFKCMECGKSFSDSETLRRHQRTHTGEKPFKCMDCEKSFSDNASLRKHQRTHTGEKPYKCIECGKSFSESGTLRTHQRTHTGEKPYKCMECGKSFSVSGSLRKHQRTHTGEKPFKFMECRRSFSDSGSLRKHQRTHTGEKPFKSMECGKSFSDNGKLRRHQWTHTGEKPFKCVEGGKSFSQNGDLKLHQRIHTGEKPFKCMECGKSFSFNATLRRHQQTHTGEKPYNCMECGKSFSQSGQLNIHQRTHTGEKPYKCMGCGKSFSQSGHLNIHQRTHTGEKPFKCMDCEKSFSDNASLRKHQRTHTGEKPYKCIECGKSFCESGSLRKHQRTHTGEKPFKCMECGKSFSESGTLRTHQRTHTGEKPFKCMECGESFSDNGKLRRHQRTHTGEKPYKCMECGKSFSDSETLRRHQRTHTGEKPFKCMDCEKSFSDNASLRKHQRTHTGEKPYKCIECGKSFSESGSLRTHQRTHTGEKPYKCMECGKSFSVSGSLRKHQQTHTGEKPFKCMECRRSFSDSGSLRKHQWTHTGEKPFKSMECGKSFSFNTTLRRHPRTHSGEKPFKCMECGKSFSDNGKLRRHQWTHTGEKPFKCVEGGKSFSKSGHLNIHQRTHTGETI, from the exons atgagcacacatagttcacatcaacgacctccaacaggggagaaaccatttaaag TTATGGAGTGTAGGAAAagtttcagtcagagtggacacctcaatatgcatcaacggacacacacaggggagaaaccatttaaatgcatggagtgtggaaagcgcTTCAttaagagtggacacctcaatatacatcaacggactcacacaggggagaaaccatttaaatgcatggattgcgaaaaAAGCTTTATTGATAATGGatcccttagaaaacatcaacggactcacacaggggagaaaccatataaatgtatggaatgcggaaagagctttagtgaaagtggatctcttagaaaacatcaacggactcacacaggggagaaaccatttaaatgcatggagtgtggaaagagctttagtgataatggaaaacttagaagacatcaacggactcacacaggggaaaaaccatttaaatgtatggagtgcggaaagagctttagtgatagtgaaacccttagaagacatcaacggactcacacaggggagaaaccatttaaatgcatggattgcgaaaaaagctttagtgataatgcatcccttagaaaacatcagcggactcacacaggggagaaaccatataaatgtatcgaatgcggaaagagctttagtgaaagtggaacccttagaacacatcaacggactcacacaggggagaaaccatataaatgtatggagtgcgggaaGAGTTTTAGTGTTAGTGGatcccttagaaaacatcaacggactcacacaggggagaaaccatttaaattcaTGGAGTGCAGAAggagctttagtgatagtggatcccttagaaaacatcagcggacacacacaggggagaaaccatttaaaagtatggagtgcggaaagagctttagtgataatggaaaacttagaagacatcaatggactcacacaggggagaaaccatttaaatgtgtggagggtggaaagagcttcagtcagaatggagaccttaaattacatcagcggattcacacaggggagaaaccatttaaatgcatggagtgtggaaagagcttcagtttcaatgcaaccctccgaagacatcaacagactcacacaggggagaaaccatataattgtatggagtgcggaaagagtttcagtcagagtggacaactcaatatacatcaacggactcacacaggggagaaaccatataaatgtatggggtgcggaaagagtttcagtcagagtggacacctcaatatacatcaacggactcacacaggggagaaaccatttaaatgcatggattgcgaaaaaagctttagtgataatgcatcccttagaaaacatcaacggactcacacaggggagaaaccatataaatgtatcgaatgcggaaagagcttttgtgAAAGTGGatctcttagaaaacatcaacggactcacacaggggagaaaccatttaaatgtatggagtgcggaaagagctttagtgaaagtggaacccttagaacacatcaacggactcacacaggggagaaaccatttaaatgcatggagtgtggggagagctttagtgataatggaaaacttagaagacatcaaaggactcacacaggggaaaaaccatataaatgtatggagtgcggaaagagctttagtgatagtgaaacccttagaagacatcaacggactcacacaggggagaaaccatttaaatgcatggattgcgaaaaaagctttagtgataatgcatcccttagaaaacatcaacggactcacacaggggagaaaccatataaatgtatcgaatgcggaaagagctttagtgaaagtGGATctcttagaacacatcaacggactcacacaggggagaaaccatataaatgtatggagtgcggaaagagctttagtgttagtggatcccttagaaaacatcaacagactcacacaggggagaaaccatttaaatgcatggagtgcagaaggagctttagtgatagtggatcccttagaaaacatcagtggacacacacaggggagaaaccatttaaaagtatggagtgcggaaagagcttcagtttcaatacaacccttagaagacatccgcggactcactcaggggagaaaccatttaaatgcatggagtgtggaaagagctttagtgataatggaaaacttagaagacatcaatggactcacacaggggagaaaccatttaaatgtgtggagggtggaaagagcttcagtaagagtggacacctcaatatacatcaacggactcacacgggagaaaccatataa
- the LOC128422014 gene encoding uncharacterized protein LOC128422014 isoform X1 encodes MTEITNPDEDKRVGLTWLGNRSGRTMDGWLGVGQRPKKRGRPLCPSPFWFSSFQDQDPQERVLAAGLRACLHLQQNSPTHQGFETLQVYSTGLAGRLKLFLGLWPLFHADSFWKPQDSLSSHSEQGDGEDSQNSRGWVTFGFIRNRN; translated from the exons atgacagaaataacaaacccagatgaagacaaaagggtgggattaacttggctgggaaacaggtcagggaggacaatggatggctggctgggggtggggcaaaggccaaagaaaagaggcCGACCCCTTTGTCCAAGCCCCTTttggttttcttccttccaggatcaGGATCCTCAGGAGCGTGTGCTGGCAGCCGGATTAAG ggcctgccttcacctgcagcagaattccccaacccaccaaggatttgagacccttcaggtatactcaactggtttagccggccggttgaagctgttcctgggattgtggcccctgttccatgctgacagcttctggaagccacag gattccctttcctcccactctgaacaaggagatggagaagacagTCAGAACTCCAGGGGATGGGTCACCTTTGgtttcattaggaatagaaattaa